The genomic interval CTTCCATGAGCGTGCTCTGCAGGTCGCGCATCCGGTTGAGCAGTGCCGTCGCGTCGCGGTCCTCGTCGATCTCGCGGCGGGCCGCGCGCAGGTAGGCATATTCAGGCAATTGGGAGATGATGCGCCCTACCTCCTGCGCCCTCTCCAGCATGCGGTCTCGCTCGTCCATATCCCCGGCTCGAAACGGAATCAGGAAGCCCGGCGGGCCGACACGTCACGCCGGCAGCGGGCGGAGGCTCGAATCTCCCCTGCCCTCTCCGCTCGCCATCCGCGCGGGCCCGGCCGAAGATTCGACGCCCGAGTATAACCCGGCTTCGACCCCCACGCGACTTGAACGCAGCGGGGCTTTTTCCACGGCCTGCTACCTGGAAGCCCGCTTCCAGGCCGATGCGAATCGCGGCCAGCCGGCAAGATCGACGCGCACCCGGCAGTCCGCGAGGATCGGCTCGGCCTCAAGCAGCGTCATCACCGCGGGGCCCTGCGACCTCCCGATCTCGAGGAAGAGCGCCCCGCCTTCCCGGAGATGGGCCACGGCGCCGGACACGACGGTTCGAATCACGTCCAGTCCATCCTCCCCGCCGTCCAGTGCGACGCGGGGCTCGTGGTCGCGGACGACGGGGTCGAGGCAGGTCCATTCAGGGGTCGTGACGTAAGGGGGGTTGGAGATGATGAGATCGAAGGCTTCGCCGGTCTCGAGCGCGGACCAGATGTCGGGCGGACACAGGCGCAGTTCGAGCCCACCGGCGGCCGCTCGGCGGGCGTTCTCGCGGGCCTGATCGAGCGCGTCCTCCGACACGTCGAGCCCGACGACGCGACGGGCAATCCCCTCGTCGAGGAGCGCGACCGCGATGGCGCCCGACCCGACGCCGATGTCGAGCGCGTCGACGGGCCCGGCCCGGTCACGGCACCAGGCGGCGACGAGGTCGACCAGTTGCTCGGTCTCCGGTCGCGGGATGAGGGCGCGGCCATCCGATACGAGGCGGACGCGCCGGAAATCGACCGTGCCCTCGATGTGCTGGAGCGGCTGCCCCTCGAGACGGCGGGAGACCGCACGCGCCACAGCGGCCGCGGCGCCGGGATCGACCCGCTCCCCGCCGGAGAGGCCGAGCTCGCCCAGGGGC from Candidatus Palauibacter australiensis carries:
- the prmC gene encoding peptide chain release factor N(5)-glutamine methyltransferase — encoded protein: MIDPPPGGEGRRPAGPTRREIVQGVRRELELAGIEAPRVEAERLVAAALAVPLGELGLSGGERVDPGAAAAVARAVSRRLEGQPLQHIEGTVDFRRVRLVSDGRALIPRPETEQLVDLVAAWCRDRAGPVDALDIGVGSGAIAVALLDEGIARRVVGLDVSEDALDQARENARRAAAGGLELRLCPPDIWSALETGEAFDLIISNPPYVTTPEWTCLDPVVRDHEPRVALDGGEDGLDVIRTVVSGAVAHLREGGALFLEIGRSQGPAVMTLLEAEPILADCRVRVDLAGWPRFASAWKRASR